A single region of the Streptococcus macedonicus ACA-DC 198 genome encodes:
- a CDS encoding DegV family protein has translation MKLAVITDTTAVLSDDIKQKENLHILDIPIMIGGISYVEGKNLSLDDFYKKMAMSPVLPKTSQPSLAKLDEILSQLSSEGYTHVIGLFLSSGISGFWQNIQFLVDDYPELTIAFPDSKITCAPLGSMVRNTLNWAEAGMDFDDILAKFQQQIDGTSAFIMVDDLNHLVKGGRLSNNSALIGNLLSIKPILYFNDEGVIEVFEKVRTEKKAIKRLVDVLSEVTVNGDYEVFIIHSRAEEKAQQFYQTLADRGQAENLKIVTFDAVIATHLGEGAVAFGFTPIV, from the coding sequence ATGAAATTAGCAGTTATTACAGATACAACCGCCGTTTTGTCAGATGACATCAAACAAAAAGAGAACCTTCACATTTTGGATATTCCAATCATGATTGGTGGGATTAGCTACGTTGAAGGTAAGAACTTGAGCTTGGATGATTTTTACAAGAAAATGGCAATGTCGCCTGTTCTTCCGAAAACAAGCCAACCAAGTTTGGCAAAATTAGACGAGATTTTGTCACAGTTGTCTTCAGAAGGTTACACACATGTCATCGGTTTATTCTTATCTTCAGGAATTTCAGGATTTTGGCAAAATATTCAATTTCTAGTTGACGATTATCCAGAATTGACCATTGCTTTCCCAGATAGCAAAATTACTTGCGCACCACTTGGTAGCATGGTAAGAAATACGTTGAATTGGGCAGAAGCTGGTATGGATTTCGACGATATTTTAGCCAAATTCCAACAACAAATTGACGGAACGAGCGCCTTTATCATGGTTGATGATTTGAATCACTTGGTAAAAGGTGGACGTTTGTCAAATAACTCAGCACTTATCGGAAATTTGCTTAGCATCAAGCCGATTCTTTATTTTAATGACGAAGGTGTCATCGAAGTTTTCGAAAAAGTGAGAACTGAGAAAAAAGCTATCAAGCGTTTAGTTGATGTTTTGTCTGAAGTGACTGTTAATGGTGATTACGAAGTTTTCATCATTCATTCGCGAGCAGAAGAAAAAGCGCAACAGTTTTATCAGACTTTAGCTGACAGAGGTCAGGCTGAAAATCTTAAAATTGTTACATTTGATGCTGTTATTGCTACTCATTTAGGGGAAGGTGCAGTTGCATTTGGTTTCACACCAATTGTTTAA
- a CDS encoding COG0488: ATPase components of ABC transporters with duplicated ATPase domains: protein MSDFIVEHLTKSVGDKTVFRDISFIIHDFDRIGIIGVNGTGKTTLLDVISGRLGFDGDVSPFSAKNGYKIAYLTQEPEFDDDKTILDTVLSSDLREMTLIKTYETLMADYNEASQAKLEKVMAEMDSLDAWAIESEVKTVLTKLGLDDLSQKVGALSGGLRRRVQLAQVLLNDADLLLLDEPTNHLDIDTIAWLTNFLKNSKKTVLFITHDRYFLDNVATRIFELANSQLTEYQGNYQDYVRLRAEQDERDAATLHKKKQLYKQELAWMRTQPQARATKQQARINRFNDLKADLSGATQSTELEINFETSRIGKKVINFENVSFAYPDKQILTDFNLLVQNKDRIGIVGDNGVGKSTLLNLIKGDLQPTAGNLEIGETVRIGYFSQLTKDMDENKRVINYLQEVADEVKTSVGTTSVTDLLEQFLFPRSTHGTLISKLSGGEKKRLYLLKILIEKPNVLVLDEPTNDLDIATLTVLESFLQTFSGPVITVSHDRYFLDKVANKILAFENGRVREFFGNYTDYLDEKAFEENAVAEQAKKAPSQKTEKEKTKKKRMSYFEKQEWEVIEDEIAKLEEDIETIEAQMQENASDYGKLAELQRSLDEANETLLEKYERYDYLSDLAE from the coding sequence ATGAGTGATTTTATCGTAGAACACTTAACAAAATCAGTCGGTGATAAGACTGTTTTTCGTGATATTTCCTTTATTATTCATGATTTTGACCGCATTGGGATTATTGGTGTCAATGGAACGGGGAAAACAACGCTCCTTGATGTCATTTCTGGTCGTCTTGGCTTTGATGGCGACGTGTCGCCGTTTTCAGCTAAGAATGGTTATAAAATTGCTTATTTGACCCAAGAGCCTGAATTTGATGATGATAAAACTATTTTGGATACAGTTTTGTCGTCTGATTTGCGTGAGATGACTTTGATTAAGACCTATGAGACCTTGATGGCTGATTACAATGAAGCTAGTCAAGCTAAACTTGAAAAAGTCATGGCAGAAATGGATTCGCTTGACGCTTGGGCGATTGAGAGTGAAGTCAAAACTGTTCTTACAAAGCTAGGTTTGGACGATTTGTCACAAAAAGTTGGTGCTTTGTCTGGTGGGCTTCGTCGTCGTGTTCAGTTGGCACAAGTTTTGTTAAATGATGCAGACTTGTTATTATTGGACGAGCCAACCAACCACTTGGATATTGATACCATTGCTTGGTTGACGAATTTCCTAAAAAATTCTAAGAAAACAGTGCTTTTCATCACCCACGACCGTTATTTCTTGGATAATGTGGCAACGCGTATTTTTGAATTGGCTAATAGTCAATTGACTGAATATCAAGGAAATTATCAAGATTATGTGCGTTTGCGTGCGGAGCAAGATGAGCGTGACGCCGCAACGCTTCACAAGAAAAAACAACTTTACAAGCAAGAATTGGCTTGGATGCGTACGCAACCACAAGCGCGTGCGACAAAACAGCAAGCTCGTATCAATCGTTTCAATGATTTGAAAGCTGATTTGTCAGGAGCAACACAATCAACAGAGCTTGAGATTAATTTTGAAACAAGCCGAATCGGTAAAAAAGTTATCAATTTTGAAAATGTTTCCTTTGCTTATCCTGATAAACAGATTTTGACTGACTTTAACCTTTTGGTGCAAAATAAGGACCGAATTGGAATTGTTGGTGATAATGGTGTCGGCAAATCAACGCTTCTTAATTTGATAAAAGGTGATTTGCAGCCGACAGCTGGAAATCTTGAAATTGGTGAAACGGTTCGCATTGGCTATTTCTCACAATTGACAAAAGACATGGATGAAAACAAACGTGTCATCAATTATTTGCAAGAAGTAGCTGATGAGGTCAAAACAAGCGTTGGAACAACAAGCGTCACAGATTTGTTAGAACAATTCTTATTCCCACGTTCAACACATGGCACATTGATTTCAAAATTATCTGGTGGTGAGAAAAAACGCCTTTACCTGTTGAAAATTTTGATTGAAAAACCAAATGTGCTTGTTCTTGACGAACCAACCAATGACCTTGATATTGCAACATTGACAGTTCTTGAAAGTTTCTTGCAAACATTTTCAGGACCAGTTATCACGGTTAGCCATGACCGTTATTTTCTTGATAAAGTGGCTAATAAAATCTTAGCATTTGAAAATGGGCGTGTTCGCGAATTCTTCGGAAATTATACGGATTATCTTGATGAAAAAGCGTTTGAAGAAAATGCCGTAGCGGAACAAGCTAAAAAAGCGCCGTCACAAAAGACCGAGAAGGAAAAAACGAAGAAAAAACGCATGTCTTACTTTGAAAAACAAGAATGGGAAGTCATCGAAGATGAGATTGCCAAACTTGAAGAGGACATCGAAACTATTGAAGCGCAAATGCAAGAAAATGCCAGTGATTATGGCAAATTAGCAGAGCTTCAACGTTCATTAGACGAAGCTAATGAAACCCTACTTGAAAAATATGAAAGATACGATTATTTGAGTGACTTAGCTGAATAA
- the flgJ gene encoding Peptidoglycan hydrolase, Autolysin2, whose protein sequence is MTDLAKTRKRKVIKKARSHRRQKKVPKWALHGMSLLTVLACVALVISTYQAQDADNTATADTTSSTIISDQITINFIESIGESARQIAAQNDLYASVMIAQAILESNSGQSALSQAPNYNFFGIKGDYNGQSVTMKTWEDDGSGNVYTIDAQFRSYGSQAESLEDYAQFLKKDIYVGVHKSNTTSYKDATAALTGTYATDTSYGTKLNRLIEQYGLTVYDSW, encoded by the coding sequence TTGACAGATTTGGCAAAAACAAGAAAACGAAAGGTTATAAAGAAAGCGAGAAGTCATCGTCGGCAGAAAAAAGTTCCTAAATGGGCTTTACACGGCATGAGTTTGTTGACAGTTTTAGCTTGTGTCGCTTTAGTGATTTCCACTTATCAAGCACAAGATGCAGATAATACGGCAACTGCTGACACCACAAGTTCTACTATAATATCTGACCAAATAACGATAAATTTTATTGAAAGTATTGGCGAATCCGCACGGCAAATTGCTGCGCAAAATGACCTTTATGCTTCGGTGATGATTGCGCAAGCGATTCTAGAATCAAACAGCGGTCAATCAGCTCTCAGTCAAGCACCTAATTATAACTTTTTTGGCATAAAAGGGGACTACAATGGGCAATCAGTCACGATGAAAACGTGGGAAGATGACGGAAGTGGTAATGTTTATACCATTGATGCCCAATTTCGCTCGTATGGTAGCCAAGCAGAGTCATTGGAAGATTATGCCCAATTTCTCAAAAAAGATATTTATGTTGGTGTGCATAAATCAAACACAACTTCCTACAAGGATGCGACTGCAGCTCTTACAGGTACTTATGCCACAGACACTTCATATGGGACAAAACTTAATCGACTGATTGAACAATACGGACTTACTGTTTATGATAGTTGGTAA
- a CDS encoding ABC transporter, ATP-binding/permease protein, with protein MKLVWTYLKKYPKWLILDVLGAFAFVVVNLGLPTALARMIDQGIIVGNKDKVYFWAIVMFIVIVVGAIGSVTLVYAAGKITTNMIKDMRNDMYDKLLEYSYHEYKQIGVSSLVTRMTSDTFILMQFAEQSLRRGIVAPLMIIFSVVMILVTSPSLAWIVAVAIPFLALVVYYVAIRTRPLSEKQQATLDKINQYVRENLTGLRVIRAFAREDFQEERFDSKNEEYKGISSRLFKLTGLTEPSFVFIIVSMIVAIVWFALDPLSRGDFQIGNLVAFIEYSFHALFSFLLFANLFTMYPRVVVSSERISEVMAMPISITPNENGVTETETKGYLEFDKVTFAYPGETENPVLKDISFKAKPGETIAFIGSTGSGKSSLVNLIPRFYDVTFGKILVDGVDVREYQLKALRQKIGFVPQKALLFTGTIAENLKYGKPDATIDELQEAADVAQAKEFIESLDEGYQTHLAEGGSNLSGGQKQRLSIARAIVKKPDIYIFDDSFSALDYKTDAQLRARLKEVTKEATVLIVAQRVGTIMDADQIIVLDKGEIVGHGTHDELMQTNTIYREIANSQLKNADEMKGE; from the coding sequence ATGAAACTAGTTTGGACTTATTTGAAAAAATATCCCAAATGGCTCATTTTGGATGTATTAGGAGCTTTTGCATTTGTCGTGGTTAACCTTGGGTTGCCAACAGCACTAGCTCGTATGATTGACCAAGGGATAATAGTTGGAAATAAAGATAAGGTTTATTTCTGGGCAATTGTTATGTTTATCGTGATTGTTGTTGGAGCGATTGGTAGTGTTACTTTAGTTTATGCGGCAGGAAAAATCACGACTAATATGATTAAAGACATGCGTAATGACATGTACGATAAATTGCTGGAATACTCATACCATGAATACAAACAAATCGGTGTGTCATCACTTGTCACTCGGATGACAAGTGATACATTTATTCTTATGCAATTTGCTGAACAATCTTTGCGCAGGGGGATTGTGGCACCGCTCATGATTATTTTTAGTGTTGTCATGATTTTGGTAACAAGTCCGTCCTTAGCCTGGATTGTTGCGGTGGCTATTCCCTTTTTGGCACTTGTGGTTTATTACGTTGCGATACGCACACGTCCTTTGTCTGAAAAACAACAAGCCACCCTTGATAAAATTAACCAATATGTTCGTGAAAATTTGACTGGTTTGCGTGTCATTCGCGCCTTTGCTAGAGAAGATTTTCAAGAAGAACGCTTTGATAGTAAAAACGAAGAGTATAAAGGCATTTCAAGTCGTCTGTTCAAACTAACTGGTTTAACAGAGCCATCCTTTGTCTTTATCATCGTCTCAATGATTGTTGCTATTGTTTGGTTTGCCTTAGATCCGCTCTCAAGGGGTGATTTTCAGATTGGTAATCTGGTTGCTTTTATTGAATATAGCTTCCATGCGCTCTTTTCATTCTTACTTTTTGCCAATCTCTTTACCATGTATCCTCGTGTTGTTGTCTCAAGCGAGCGTATTTCAGAAGTTATGGCAATGCCAATTTCAATCACACCTAACGAAAATGGTGTAACTGAGACTGAAACAAAAGGTTATTTGGAATTTGACAAGGTGACCTTTGCTTACCCTGGTGAGACAGAAAATCCAGTCCTAAAAGATATTTCCTTTAAAGCCAAACCTGGTGAAACCATTGCCTTTATTGGTTCAACAGGTTCTGGGAAATCTTCTTTGGTCAATCTGATTCCAAGATTTTATGATGTCACATTTGGTAAAATTTTGGTTGACGGTGTTGATGTTAGAGAATATCAATTGAAAGCTCTACGTCAGAAGATTGGCTTTGTGCCTCAAAAAGCGCTCTTGTTTACGGGAACCATTGCCGAAAATCTAAAATATGGTAAACCGGATGCAACAATTGATGAATTACAAGAAGCAGCAGATGTTGCACAAGCAAAAGAATTTATCGAAAGCCTTGATGAGGGTTACCAAACACATTTAGCAGAAGGCGGTAGCAATTTATCAGGAGGACAAAAACAACGGTTGTCCATTGCGCGTGCGATTGTTAAGAAACCTGATATTTATATTTTTGATGATTCGTTCTCAGCTCTTGATTATAAAACGGATGCGCAATTACGTGCGCGTTTGAAAGAAGTTACTAAAGAAGCGACTGTTCTTATTGTGGCACAACGTGTGGGAACGATCATGGATGCTGACCAAATTATCGTCCTCGATAAAGGTGAAATTGTGGGACATGGCACACATGATGAATTGATGCAAACAAACACGATTTATCGTGAAATTGCTAACTCACAATTGAAAAATGCAGACGAGATGAAAGGAGAATAA
- a CDS encoding ABC transporter, ATP-binding/permease protein produces MSKRNIFLRLWDYLQHYKGALFLAIFLKIFSSVMSVLEPFVLGLAITELTANLLDMAHGVAGAHINISYIAMILALYFLRGLGCGLGSYWSNYFMTDAVQKSIYDLRRDLSKKINRIPVSYFDSQQFGNVLGRFTSDVETVSNALQQSFLQIINAFLTIFLVICMVLYLNWRLALVVILIIPLTYISAQFILKKSQPYFKKQADALGDMNGFVQENLTGFNVIKLFCREEISSEEFREITQNLQEVGFKASFISGIMMPVLSAITDMAYLIVAVLGALQVLSGNLTIGNMQAFVQYAWQVSQPVQTITQLASILQSAKSSLERIFEVLDEPEEVDYVTEHLTHDLTGQVSFEDVSFQYVADKPLIQNFNLDVKPGEMVAIVGPTGAGKTTLINLLMRFYDVTSGSIKIDGHDIRNLSRQEYRKQFGMVLQDAWLYEASIKENIRFGNLDATDEEVVEAAKAANVDHFIRTLPGGYNMEINQESSNISLGQKQLLTIARALLADPKILILDEATSSVDTRLELLIQKAMAKLMEGRTSFVIAHRLSTIQEADKILVLNNGQIIEQGNHESLLAAKGFYYDLYNSQFAKS; encoded by the coding sequence ATGTCAAAACGCAACATTTTTCTACGTTTATGGGATTATCTCCAACACTATAAAGGTGCGCTTTTTCTTGCCATTTTCTTGAAAATTTTCAGTAGTGTCATGAGTGTATTGGAACCTTTTGTTTTAGGGCTTGCCATTACAGAATTGACAGCAAACCTTCTTGACATGGCGCACGGTGTAGCAGGTGCTCATATCAATATTTCTTATATTGCAATGATTTTAGCCCTTTATTTCTTGCGAGGTTTGGGCTGTGGGCTAGGAAGCTATTGGTCAAACTATTTCATGACTGACGCTGTGCAAAAAAGTATTTATGATTTACGCCGAGATTTAAGTAAAAAAATCAATAGAATTCCAGTTTCTTATTTTGACAGTCAACAATTTGGAAATGTCTTGGGACGTTTTACGTCAGATGTTGAAACAGTTTCAAACGCTTTACAACAAAGTTTCCTTCAAATTATCAACGCCTTTTTAACCATTTTCTTGGTTATTTGCATGGTGCTTTATCTCAATTGGCGTTTAGCTTTAGTAGTTATTTTAATCATTCCACTCACTTATATCAGTGCTCAGTTTATTTTGAAAAAATCTCAACCTTATTTCAAGAAACAAGCTGACGCTCTCGGTGATATGAACGGTTTTGTTCAGGAAAATCTAACTGGTTTTAACGTTATCAAACTTTTTTGTCGTGAAGAAATTTCAAGTGAAGAATTTCGTGAAATCACTCAAAATTTGCAAGAAGTTGGTTTCAAGGCAAGCTTTATTTCAGGAATTATGATGCCAGTTCTTAGTGCAATTACTGATATGGCTTACCTTATTGTGGCAGTCTTGGGAGCTTTGCAAGTTCTTTCTGGGAACTTGACGATTGGTAATATGCAAGCTTTCGTTCAATACGCTTGGCAAGTCAGTCAACCCGTTCAAACCATTACACAGTTGGCAAGTATTCTTCAAAGTGCCAAGTCATCACTTGAGCGTATCTTTGAAGTTCTAGATGAGCCAGAAGAAGTTGATTATGTAACAGAGCATTTGACACATGATTTAACAGGTCAAGTTAGCTTTGAAGATGTTTCCTTCCAATACGTGGCAGACAAACCATTGATTCAAAATTTCAATCTTGATGTCAAACCAGGGGAAATGGTGGCGATTGTTGGTCCAACTGGGGCTGGTAAGACAACGCTGATTAATCTTTTAATGCGATTCTACGACGTTACCTCTGGTTCGATTAAAATTGATGGCCATGATATTCGCAACTTGTCACGTCAAGAATATCGCAAACAATTTGGAATGGTCTTGCAAGATGCGTGGCTCTACGAGGCAAGTATCAAGGAAAATATCCGTTTTGGGAACTTGGATGCGACAGATGAAGAGGTTGTTGAAGCTGCTAAAGCTGCTAATGTTGACCACTTTATTCGCACGCTACCTGGTGGTTACAATATGGAAATAAACCAAGAATCAAGCAACATATCACTTGGTCAAAAACAATTGTTAACCATTGCGCGTGCCTTACTTGCTGACCCTAAAATCCTGATTTTGGACGAAGCAACGTCATCTGTTGACACACGTTTGGAATTATTGATTCAAAAAGCTATGGCTAAATTAATGGAAGGGCGTACAAGCTTTGTCATTGCTCACCGCCTATCAACCATTCAAGAGGCTGATAAGATTTTGGTGCTTAATAATGGTCAAATCATTGAACAGGGCAATCATGAAAGTTTATTAGCTGCGAAAGGTTTCTATTATGACCTTTACAATAGCCAGTTTGCCAAAAGCTAA
- the dapB gene encoding Dihydrodipicolinate reductase: MSIKVIIAGFKGRMGSAAVDMVKGGDELTLAALLDPFATESDVDGVPVFTDKSQLVGFDADVWVDFTMPAVAYENTRFALENGFAPVVGTTGFSEDEIAELIALSEEKKTGGLIAPNFAIGAVLLMEFAAKAAKYFPDLEIIELHHDNKKDAPSGTAVKTAELIREVRRPKKQGAADEVETLKGARGADFDGMRIHSVRLPGLVAHQEVIFGAQGEGLTLRHDSYDRISFMSGVNIGIKAVVKRDKLVYGLEKLL; the protein is encoded by the coding sequence ATGAGTATTAAAGTTATCATTGCAGGTTTTAAGGGACGAATGGGGTCAGCAGCAGTTGATATGGTTAAGGGAGGTGACGAATTAACCTTAGCCGCATTACTTGACCCATTTGCGACAGAATCAGACGTGGATGGTGTCCCAGTATTCACAGACAAATCACAATTAGTTGGGTTTGATGCAGATGTTTGGGTTGATTTTACCATGCCAGCAGTTGCTTATGAAAATACCCGCTTTGCTTTAGAAAATGGCTTCGCTCCCGTTGTTGGAACGACAGGATTTTCAGAAGATGAAATCGCTGAATTAATCGCTCTTTCTGAAGAAAAGAAAACAGGTGGTTTGATTGCTCCAAACTTTGCAATTGGTGCTGTTTTACTCATGGAATTTGCCGCTAAGGCTGCCAAATATTTTCCGGATCTTGAAATCATTGAATTACATCATGACAATAAGAAAGATGCTCCTTCAGGTACAGCTGTGAAAACAGCGGAATTGATTCGTGAAGTTCGTCGACCTAAAAAACAAGGGGCTGCAGATGAAGTTGAAACGTTAAAAGGAGCGCGCGGAGCTGATTTTGATGGTATGCGTATCCATAGTGTTCGTTTACCTGGCTTGGTTGCGCACCAAGAAGTCATCTTCGGTGCCCAAGGTGAGGGATTAACACTTCGTCATGATTCTTATGATCGTATTTCGTTTATGAGTGGTGTTAATATTGGGATTAAAGCAGTTGTCAAACGAGATAAGCTCGTTTATGGTTTGGAAAAATTACTATGA
- a CDS encoding tRNA nucleotidyltransferase, producing the protein MRLNNLPSEFQEALPILKKIREAGYEAYFVGGSVRDVLLNRPIHDVDIATSSYPEETKSIFHRTVDIGIEHGTVLVLEEGGEYEITTFRTEDVYVDYRRPSSVSFVRSLEEDLKRRDFTVNAFALDETGSIIDKFNGLADLEAKLLRAVGNPAERFNEDALRIMRGFRFVASLDFDIEPDTFAAMAAHAPLLEKISVERSFIEFDKLLMAPFWRKGIKAMIASQAQKYLPYLENAYDNLQQLLNDLACDYHFKTSEQAWSALLLALDVKDVRVFLKAWKTSSQFQKDVEKIVAIYRFRLENELDKMEMYRYGSCLIEQAEDLRVGFGLPVDFERIERLDKELTIHDKHEIVVNGGVLIKELQYKPGPELGQVLKEIEEKIVLGELANDKEAIFGFIRKENK; encoded by the coding sequence ATGAGATTAAACAATCTGCCTTCTGAATTTCAGGAGGCTTTACCAATCTTGAAAAAAATTCGCGAGGCTGGCTACGAAGCTTATTTTGTCGGTGGTAGCGTTCGTGATGTTCTACTAAATCGTCCGATTCACGACGTTGATATTGCAACAAGTTCTTATCCAGAAGAGACTAAAAGCATTTTTCATCGTACGGTTGATATTGGGATTGAGCATGGCACGGTTCTTGTTTTAGAAGAAGGTGGCGAGTATGAAATCACCACTTTCCGTACAGAAGATGTTTACGTGGATTACCGCAGACCTAGCAGCGTGTCATTTGTGCGTTCTCTAGAGGAAGATTTGAAACGTCGCGATTTTACAGTCAATGCTTTTGCACTTGATGAGACAGGTTCAATTATTGATAAGTTCAACGGTTTGGCAGATTTGGAAGCTAAGTTATTACGTGCGGTGGGAAATCCTGCGGAGCGTTTTAATGAAGATGCATTGCGTATTATGCGCGGTTTCCGTTTTGTGGCTAGTCTTGATTTTGATATTGAACCTGATACGTTTGCTGCTATGGCAGCACATGCGCCCTTGCTTGAAAAAATTTCGGTAGAGCGCTCTTTTATTGAATTTGATAAATTATTGATGGCACCTTTCTGGCGTAAAGGGATTAAAGCCATGATTGCTAGTCAAGCTCAAAAATATTTACCATATCTTGAGAATGCTTATGATAATTTACAGCAATTACTTAACGATTTGGCTTGTGATTATCACTTTAAAACGTCTGAACAAGCTTGGTCAGCTTTGCTATTAGCTTTAGATGTCAAAGACGTTCGTGTCTTTTTGAAAGCATGGAAAACATCAAGTCAATTCCAAAAAGATGTCGAAAAGATTGTGGCGATTTACCGTTTCCGTCTAGAAAATGAGCTTGATAAGATGGAAATGTACCGTTATGGCAGTTGTTTGATTGAACAAGCAGAAGATTTGCGTGTTGGTTTTGGTTTGCCAGTTGATTTTGAGCGTATTGAGCGTTTAGATAAAGAATTAACCATTCATGATAAACACGAAATTGTTGTCAATGGCGGAGTTTTAATCAAAGAATTACAATACAAACCTGGTCCAGAATTAGGGCAGGTATTAAAAGAAATCGAGGAAAAAATTGTTCTTGGTGAGCTTGCCAATGACAAAGAAGCTATTTTTGGCTTTATTAGAAAGGAAAACAAATGA
- the queC gene encoding Queuosine Biosynthesis QueC ATPase, whose protein sequence is MKRQSALVVFSGGQDSTTCLFWALKHYDHVETVTFNYGQRHSLEIEVAKHIAAEQGVKNRLLDMSLLGQLTENALTRNIAIENPDDDLPNTFVDGRNHLFLSFAAVLAKHLGITDIITGVCETDFSGYPDCRDAFVKSLNVTLNLAMDYNFVIQTPLMWLDKSETWELADQLGKFDYVRENTLTCYNGIKGSGCGECPACKLRQAGLEKYLAKKGQPNV, encoded by the coding sequence ATGAAACGTCAATCTGCACTTGTGGTCTTTAGTGGCGGACAAGATTCAACAACTTGCCTATTTTGGGCTTTGAAACACTACGACCACGTGGAAACTGTCACGTTTAATTATGGTCAACGTCACAGTTTGGAAATTGAAGTAGCCAAACACATCGCTGCCGAACAAGGGGTTAAAAACCGATTGCTAGACATGTCTTTATTGGGACAATTAACTGAAAATGCCTTGACTCGTAATATTGCAATCGAAAATCCAGATGATGATTTGCCAAATACTTTTGTTGATGGTCGAAATCATTTGTTTTTATCGTTTGCGGCTGTGCTCGCGAAGCATCTTGGTATCACAGACATTATTACTGGCGTTTGTGAAACGGATTTTTCAGGTTATCCAGACTGTCGTGATGCCTTTGTCAAATCACTCAATGTTACGCTGAATTTGGCAATGGATTATAATTTTGTTATTCAAACACCGCTGATGTGGCTTGATAAGTCAGAAACATGGGAATTAGCTGACCAACTTGGCAAATTTGATTATGTTCGAGAAAATACGCTAACGTGCTACAACGGTATTAAAGGAAGTGGTTGCGGTGAATGTCCTGCTTGCAAGCTTCGTCAGGCAGGTCTTGAAAAATACCTTGCAAAGAAAGGGCAACCTAATGTTTGA